A region from the Medicago truncatula cultivar Jemalong A17 chromosome 6, MtrunA17r5.0-ANR, whole genome shotgun sequence genome encodes:
- the LOC112420090 gene encoding uncharacterized protein, with the protein MEKKTNQINRGKRKQQSDDKNAKKSGKKMKKKPDQKKQQSAGEESDEKKVNKSDEASSDEEHGKKNLDLEQRLRHKLSIPKVYDLMKSIDGKRRKDQIIQLLNESGFGGMVHICKWTKIHTFFVEWVVRHFEKENMWIRLSKTDVLPLKEEDVHRVYHLPMAGEQINIKLCSEAAIKRLRVELGLDGDYSPFVKATELEIRLKKMEKPKAWVKGAICLIIHNMLCPNNSSLVSLHYAQVLKEASSYNWCSHVLQYMKDGLQNPEVANPLADFHFLMINYMEKMGKRSPFLTGKYKQPSLRD; encoded by the exons ATGGAAAAGAAGACGAATCAGATAAACCGTGGGAAAAGGAAACAACAATCTGATGACAAAAATGCAAAGAAGAGTGgtaaaaagatgaaaaagaagcCGGATCAGAAAAAACAACAATCTGCTGGAGAAGAATCTGATGAAAAGAAG gTTAACAAATCTGATGAAGCAAGTTCTGATGAGGAACATGGAAAGAAAAACTTGGATTTAGAGCAACGATTGAGGCACAAGCTTAGCATACCTAAGGTCTATGACCTTATGAAGTCAATAgatggaaaaagaagaaaagatcAGATAATTCAACTTTTGAATGAGAGTGGGTTTGGAGGAATGGTTCATATATGCAAATGGACAAAAATCCACACATTCTTTGTGGAATGGGTTGTCAGACACTTTGAAAAGGAGAATATGTGGATAAGACTGAGCAAGACGGATGTGCTCCCATTGAAAGAAGAAGATGTGCACAGAGTGTATCATCTCCCAATGGCGGGGGAGCAGATCAACATTAAACTTTGCTCAGAAGCAGCAATTAAGAGACTCAGGGTAGAGTTAGGATTGGATGGTGATTATTCTCCATTTGTCAAGGCGACAGAGTTGGAGATAAGACTGAAGAAAATGGAGAAACCAAAGGCATGGGTAAAGGGTGCAATTTGTCTTATAATTCACAACATGTTGTGCCCCAATAACAGCAGCTTAGTTTCTCTACATTATGCTCAAGTATTAAAAGAGGCTTCATCTTATAACTGGTGCTCCCATGTTCTCCAATATATGAAAGACGGATTGCAAAATCCGGAAGTGGCAAATCCATTAGCGGACTTCCACTTCCTAATg ATTAATTACATGGAGAAAATGGGAAAGAGAAGCCCATTCCTTACAGGAAAATACAAGCAGCCATCGCTTCGTGACTAG
- the LOC120575882 gene encoding uncharacterized protein gives MINYVDLEKPGAFDKNNPAAFTRFIERLSKFKFLDWKAIDPNSLEYIMTPALIGDPGSHYVCFVVNLKSQKFEFLNSLTGDKLHTKNGAPTVYKNMFDIWLNEVEVFVEEMYKTRKIRMPFKFSTFKWDTPRMPNQVDKDSCGVFCMKFLDEWGGDNRQLDSFKGWSKMKKIEKAAKIMDLRIGICSTILSNTSNCRRNLVENKAKTYYEKKLQKH, from the exons ATGATTAACTAT GTTGACCTTGAAAAACCTGGTGCCTTTGACAAAAATAACCCAGCTGCATTCACAAGATTCATCGAGAGACTAAGCAAGTTCAAGTTCTTGGATTGGAAAGCTATTGACCCTAACAGTCTAGAATAT ATCATGACGCCAGCTTTAATTGGGGATCCGGGAAGTCATTATGTGTGCTTCGTCGTGAATTTGAAGAGCCAAAAATTTGAATTCCTGAACAGCTTGACGGGAGATAAATTGCACACCAAGAATGGCGCACCCACTGTATACAAGAATATGTTTGATATCTGGCTGAACGAGGTGGAAGTATTTGTGGAAGAAATGTATAAGACTAGAAAAATCCGAATGCCCTTCAAGTTTAGCACATTTAAGTGGGATACACCAAGGATGCCTAATCAAGTTGATAAAGACAGTTGTGGAGTCTTTTGCATGAAATTTCTTGATGAATGGGGAGGTGACAACAGGCAACTGGATTCTTTCAAAGGATGgtccaaaatgaaaaaaattgagaagGCTGCAAAGATTATGGATCTCAGGATTGGAATTTGTTCCACAATTTTAAGCAACACAAGCAATTGCAGAAGAAATCTTGTGGAGAATAAAGCAAAAACATACTATGAAAAAAAGCttcaaaaacattaa